The Dyadobacter sandarakinus DNA window CAACGTTGTGGCATTCACACCGGAGCGGCTCGAAAAAGTAAAAGAAGTTATCGCACGTTATCCCGAGGGCCGGCAAAAATCGGCTCTTTTGCCTGTTTTACATATTGCCCAGGAACAATGGGGATGGCTGAGCAATGAGGTGATGGACTATGTGGCGGACATCCTCAGTATTAAACCGGTGGAAGTGTACGAAGTGGCAACTTTTTACACCATGTACCACCTGGATCCTGTGGGTAAACACGTTATTGAATATTGCCGTACCGGTCCATGCTGCCTGATGGGTGGTGAGGACGTATATGGATATCTGAAGCAGAAGCTAGGCATTGACGCAGGTGAAACCACGCCCGATGGCAACTTTACGCTGAAAGAAGTGGAGTGCCTTGCTGCCTGCGGCTGGGGACCTGTTTTTCAGATCCGTGAAAAATATTATATGAACCTGACGAATGAGCGCGTTGACGAAATTATTGCTGACCTGAGCAGATAATTGCGTCGCAGCATACAAATACTATCCTTAAATGGCGAAAAAGATTTTAACAGAGCACATCAATGTCCCGGGTATCGAGACCTTTGATGTGTACCGTCAGCACGGTGGTTATGCTGCTGTTGAGAAAGCATTGAAAACCATGACGCCCGACGAAGTGGTGGAAGAGGCTAAAAAGTCCGGAGTACGCGGACGTGGAGGTGCGGGCTTTCCAATGGGTATGAAATGGGGATTCCTGGCTAAGCCTGAGGGCATACCCCGCTACCTGGTCTGCAATGCGGACGAGTCTGAACCCGGTACTTTCAAAGACCACCACCTGATGCGCTCAATCCCTCACTTACTGATCGAGGGTATGATCGTTTCCAGCTTTGCACTGGGCGCCCATAAATCGTTTATATACGTGCGGGGCGAGCTGCTCTATGTAGTTCGGATTCTGGAACAGGCTATTGCCGAAGCAACTGCAAAGGGGTTTCTGGGTAAAAATATATTAGGTACCGGCTATGACCTGGAACTGGTAGTGCAACCGGGAGGAGGTGCCTATATATGCGGCGAAGAAACCGCCTTGCTGGAATCTCTGGAAGGAAAACGGGGAAATCCGCGTAACAAGCCACCATTTCCTGCTGTAAAAGGTCTTTACCAAAGTCCTACGGTGGTTAACAACGTAGAGTCTATAGCCAACATGCCATGGATCATCAACAATGGAGGTGATGCATATGCGGCGATTGGTATCGGGCGGAGTACAGGTACCAAGCTGATCTCTGCATCGGGACATATTCGCAAGCCGGGCGTGTACGAAATTGAGCTGGGCGTAAGTGTAGATGAGTTTCTGAACTCTGACGAATACTGCGGCGGTGTACGCGACGGCCACTATCTGAAAGCGCTGGTCGCAGGAGGCTCCTCTGTCCCTATCCTGCCCGCTCATCTGATCACCAAAACTGCCAATGGCGAAGACAGGCTGATGAGCTATGAGTCGCTGTCGGACGGTGGATTTGCCACAGGTACCATGCTGGGATC harbors:
- the nuoE gene encoding NADH-quinone oxidoreductase subunit NuoE, whose amino-acid sequence is MADITETSNVVAFTPERLEKVKEVIARYPEGRQKSALLPVLHIAQEQWGWLSNEVMDYVADILSIKPVEVYEVATFYTMYHLDPVGKHVIEYCRTGPCCLMGGEDVYGYLKQKLGIDAGETTPDGNFTLKEVECLAACGWGPVFQIREKYYMNLTNERVDEIIADLSR
- the nuoF gene encoding NADH-quinone oxidoreductase subunit NuoF, which produces MAKKILTEHINVPGIETFDVYRQHGGYAAVEKALKTMTPDEVVEEAKKSGVRGRGGAGFPMGMKWGFLAKPEGIPRYLVCNADESEPGTFKDHHLMRSIPHLLIEGMIVSSFALGAHKSFIYVRGELLYVVRILEQAIAEATAKGFLGKNILGTGYDLELVVQPGGGAYICGEETALLESLEGKRGNPRNKPPFPAVKGLYQSPTVVNNVESIANMPWIINNGGDAYAAIGIGRSTGTKLISASGHIRKPGVYEIELGVSVDEFLNSDEYCGGVRDGHYLKALVAGGSSVPILPAHLITKTANGEDRLMSYESLSDGGFATGTMLGSGGFIVFDETACIVRNTWNFARFYHHESCGQCSPCREGTGWMEKVLHRIEHGHGSMHDIDLLVDISKKIEGNTICPLGDAAAWPVASAIRHFRDEFVWHITNPQEASRPGAVYMGDLAVA